GTGTCTTCGGCTTGGCGACGAGAGGTGGCGTCCGACGGCGggcaaggcgaggcgaggccccGGCGCGTTGCGTTGTCGCGGTGGCGACTGCGAGACAGCCAGCGAGAGGTTCGGATTCGGTGGTTCCACTCCGTTGGACGGTGAACACCGTTGCAGCGGTACTACGGCGTCGGGTCCTGCATGGCGGTGGCCTGCTCGGTGCAGGGCTGTCTGTTTCCCTTGTTTTCTCTATCGGCGTTGGATCGTGCCTTGGCGGCGACTTCATGTGCTTGAGTAGGTTGCTTGCCGCACCGGCTTGGCTTGTTCGGCCAGGTCTGCCTAGTGGAGTGGTCTTAACCGCGTTCTCTAAACGGTCGGGGCCTCTCGAGGTAGTTCGAATTTTTCccgtgttgatgtcccaatccaaccgggtgAGCTGAGTAGTTGTGTTTCCCGTATtgacgtcccaatccaaccggacgAGTCCTTTTTTTCCGTTCATTTTTGTTTTCCTGACTATGGTCTCCCAGGACCGTAGTCTTGTATTTTTTtctctgctatatcaatgaaaCTCGCACTATCTTGTgcggttcgttcaaaaaaataaatatatttttataaaacctATTCGAAAGAGATCTACCCATTACAAAGAATTCCCTTATATCTCTACCCATTACAATGATTCCCCATATAAAATATCATCGAGGAGTCTCCAATTTTTCTACCCATGTCTTCCTTATTCTCTGGCATCTTCCTTAACTCCTCCAATACGTTGGAGCAACCCACACTACTAAAAAacggccttttgtcccggttccacagggccatttgtcccgatTTTGGAACCGGAATTCGCCTTCCAGGACAAAAGgctggaggcttttgtcccgggtggcagaaccgggacaaaatgtcccacACGCTAAAAAAATTTTTGCACCCCGCGGGATTCGATCCCAAGACCTCTTGTCTAGTGCATGGTTTCCTTGctaactcacctaagtagtacatgtgactcagtatagaataacttccttttgaactGTCACGTGGAGGGGTCTTTTGTCcaggttggtaacaccaaccgggacaaaagggtcatccttttgtccgggttggtgttaccaaccgggataaaaagggttgggccttttgtctcgggtggagccaccaaccgggacaaaagggggaccttttgtccgggttggtatctccaaccgggacaaaaggcccctgtccccccccccccccccgctggcccggctaacTGTTGGACCTGGGACAAAAGGCACCTATTGTTCCGAGCCCaaaggcaaccgggacaaatggcctggaacaaaggcctgttctgtagtagtgccacCCACGCTTGTCTCAGTCCACCCTGCTCTTTTATATTTGTATCTGATTTTTATATGGACACTACATGGATATATCCGAGTCTGATTATTAGTATTTTTCGCTATGTAATTTCATATCTTATTCGAAatttatactataaaagttcAAACAATTGAAATATTTTCTCATTAAGATTAGGCCCACCATACCCCTCATAGAGGACCCACTTGTCATAGAGGTTTGACGAAACGAGGTGGAGACCTGTTTTTTATAGAAGAAAAATGTTTTTCCATCTAGGATTAGAAAtgtttttttagattttttctatttattttttcatCTCGGATTAGAAAAAGTAAAGTTTTTGTCGGTGTTTAGCCGTCAAGCCTGCTAAAGGATACCCAAGTAGTAAGGTTGTGGGTAAGGCTTCGCCGAGATCTGAAAccaatggtgcaaggaacacaaagatttagaaaggttcgggccgcaagatgcgtaataccctacgtctgtGTGCTGTTTGTATTGCTTTAGATGGTTGTATGTTTTGAAGGGATCTCTGTCCACCCTTATACAGTCTGGAGGGACAAAGTTACATAAAATCCTAGTCGAATACTACTTAAGGAGTCCTACACAATGTCTATAGGGTAGTTTCTTTCTATTTGACTAGTTTTACTTCCGCATAAATAGTTACAATAGGATAAGGTACATGCCATGCGCTATCCCTTATTCTAAAATATTCCACATCtgtgccccgggtctgacaagacCCCAAGCTCtttgtagccgagtcctgcaggcgtcgagtacttctaAAGACGTCTTCAAGTGCTCTGAGTGCCCTGAATATCCCATCGAGTGCTTCTAAGCTTCCTGTCGAGTACTTTTGAGCTTCCCGTCGAatgcttcgagtagtcttctgAGTACTtctgaggtgctcaagccccaaaagtcttttttatatgatgtgCGATGAACTCGCGCTCcttatggagtagcccccgagccttagattGAACCGAAGAATAAGTCTGAGAGTCAGTTCAgtcttttttctttattttcaaaaaaaataagtcGTTGATGACACGTGTcctgcagcccccgagccttgaatcaaAATCCTAagatttgaaattaaggatccaaCCTCATCCTCATGGCAAATGACCTATCCTGATGGTATAGACAGGTAAATTGATCCTGATATCTGAAACTCTCTTTTTTTCAGAATATAATCCCAAAAAAATGGTTACAACAGATAATTAGTGTCAAGAGTTCCATGAATTACGGCTCAGAGATAAGTTAAAACGCAGAGTGTCTCTTGGTCTTCTTGCAATTCACCAAATTTCCATCGACATTGGTTATTTAACTGCGTGGTGAATCCTTAGGGTTTTACCACCTATTCTGTTCTCCTGGCCGCTGCCTTTTGCTTTAAAGATCTAATTCTTACTCATCTTGCATCCACTTGAATTCTCCCTCTCACACCCCTCCAGAAGCCCCCGAGCACATGCGCGAGAAGCGGCTCGTGACATTCCGGATGGCACTAAAGAAATCCAACCGCAAGGGTAAAGCAGTCGAGACTTTAGCTTCTGGGTGGAAAAAGTGTAAGCTTTCCGAATCTGGCATCGTTTCTCTTGTTGATTACCGTCTTCTCCAATCCCGTGCCATCATTCAGTGGCATTCCGCTGAAGGCGAGGATAAGCCATACGAAGGAACTAATGAAATCATTCTATTCCGTGCTTTTGTTGAGCGAGGCCTTGCTGTTCCCATATTCGATTTTTTCTGAGGTCTCAGTATTGgggaatccaattgcatcatctgaccccaatTCCATTCCATTCTTCATCTTTCTATTTTCACCCACTTATGCGAAGCTTTCCTTGGCATTGAGCCACATTTTGACATCTTCTGCTATTTATTCTACCTTCGCCCACAACCCAACGCCAACAAGATTGCCAAAGTAGGGGGCGCTGAGGTGATTTTACGCCCAGGGAGGGAAGATGAATACACTTTTTACTAGCCCTCTAGGAAAGGCGGGAGGGCGGGAGCCGAGAGGACGCCGGCGGTTGCGATTTCCAGCAATTGAATGTTGCTAGCCGTGTCATGTATAAGTGACGGGCCATGATGACGCCCATCACCTTTAACTGATACATAGGTGACGGTTCCAATTGATGCACATCACAATTGATCTTGACCTAGTATTTAAGCGAAGAAGATGGGGTTGTGCAAGGTTAAGCTTATCCTCCCTCGCCTCCTCCGGTCAGGCCGCCCTCTTCGCCACCTCCTCGTCGCGCCACCCTGCGCCAGCCCACCGGTGCCGAGATGCCGCCCGCATGCAAGGAGGAGAGCCGGGCACGCCGTTGCGCCTCCTCATTGCATCATCAGGCGCCCGCCCGCTGGTCGTGCACGCTGCCTCCTCTCCAGTCTCCGATCACACCACCGCCTCCTCTCCGGTCTCCGGTcacgccaccgcctcctctcTGGTTTCCGGTCACGCCTCTGCCTCCTTGTCGTGCCCGTCGTTCCCATCCCCGACCTCCAGCTCCTCAGCTCTCAGTAATTACCTAAggccttcttctttttctttttttttttgttcattcATGACCATTTTTTGCAAATGATGATATGGAAGATGGATTGACCTTAGTGCTCACCAAGATAGATTGAGAGATATACTTGGTGCTCACCAAGAGAGATTGATAGGAGAGTACAAATTAAAGCAAATTATCCTTATAAGCTATTTGAGAACAATACATAAATACCTCAGCCTCGAATGGCATGAAGCACATGCCGCAGTCAAGCCTGAGGTGTTTATGGCAAGTACGCATGTGCTTATGCCTTTTGGGGCTGAAATCTTTGTGGATGGTTATATAATCCAAACATATCTCTCCCAGTTCTAATGCCTTTTTTGAAATGCTAAATATTGTTCTGATGCTTATTTTGAAATGCTAATATTCATGGATACTTGCTATCATGTATATACTTGAGGCCTTCTTTTTTTGTCCGTTCGTGAGCATTTTTGGCAAATGATGATATGGGAGATAAATTGACCTCAATGCTCACCAAGAGAGATTGAGATATATACTTCTTGTTCACCAAGAGAGATTGAACGCTCGATACGAGAGTACAAATTAAAGAAAATTGATTTTATAAGCTATTGTGAGAACAATACATAAATACCTCAGCCTCAAAGGGCATGAAGCACGTGCCTCAGTTAAGCCTGAAGTGTTTATGGCAAGTACGCATGTGCTTATGCCTTTCGAGGCTGAGATCTTTATGGATGGTTATATAATCCAAACATATCTTTCCTAATTCTGATGCTTTTTTTAAACGCTAAATATTCATGGATACTTGTTGTCACCTATATACTTGTTGTTCATGCTAAAATAGTGATCTGTTGCCTACTTTTGTAGGATTACTGCAAGCCGCCATGTATACTTGGTGGTTGTTTCTGATGTAACATTTGTGATATATGAACCTTTGTGATATATGATTGTAGATTTAAATTACATGTCTCCATTCATATACAATATATGGTCTCTATTCTGTGTGTTTGTTGGATCAAGATGGCTGCCAAATCCTAGCTGCGCTTCAGGATTCAGctagaagcaaaaaaaaaaaagattgtgcAGTGGTCCAGTTCCAACGTGACGGGCAACAACCAAAGCCTTTCACCTTTAATATCGAACGGGTGACGGCGCCTGGAAGCACAACCCGTCAcctttagaaattgaaaagtgACGGGTGATGTCCTATGTCTTATGCTCGAATCATAGGTGATGGATGTTGTGTTTTGCCCGTCATCTATATTTGACAAAGGTGACGGCGCAATGCCCGTCACCTTAGGGATATAATGCCCATCATTATTAGGCTTTTCTTACTTAGTGTACTTTTGAATATTGAGCTGCTGATTTTTGGCCATGACTTGGAAGAGCATCTTAGGAAAAGAAACCATGCTGAATGATGCAGCCATGAACAAGTATTAATTTACATcttcattttgtgaaatatGTTTGTCGAGGGTTCTTCACCTTTTCTATAGTATGCCATGCTTAACAAGCTTTACGTGAAGTTTAGTTTGTATGTGTTTATCTTAGTATAGGCCATTAGTCTTTCTGTAATCGCAGACCTGATcttgtgattttttttcataatgtGGACATTTGGACCTAATGATCAGAActtaatgtgtccatatcgtcGTCAGCATATGAATTTGcatgatagttttttttttaaaaaaaacgtgcatattCGCCCATAGAATTGGTCTGGAACACTCGATTTTTATTGGTGGCAGATCTGGTTGTGACTTTGTGAGCTAGCCAAGTTGAGAAGCTCACACCCGAGGAGTTACATTTAGACCGATCTTTTGCGTTCTGTCTGCACCAAAATTAAACATACATCAGCTAGAAATCCAATAATTGTGCATTCCGTTCCAGTATCAGGGTTTAGAGCATCGTTTTGCTCAGGCAGCCAGTCTAGGCAGTAAGGCCTGGTTGAAGCCATCATCAGCCGCTGAAGCAACATTAGGTCCCCTAGCTTCGAAGCCGCTGTTCTCCCGGTCACCACCCGACGCCTCTTCCAGGATCATCCGCGCCCGCCGTCTGTCCGTGGGGTAAGTCCAGTACATCTCCAAGTACACGAGGCAGCAGATGGTCGCCGGCACAGCGATCTCCACGAAGACCGCCTTCCCCAGAGCGACGGCGTTCTCCcggtcggcggccgcgcgcggctGGTACCCGAAGACGCGCTCCGCCAGGATGCCCACGACGGGCGGCCCGAACGACGCGACAATGCTCTCGAAGCACATGTCAAGAGCGTACGCGGCCGTCCTCGCCTTCTCCGGCACGACCTCTGCCAAGATCGGGCTGCCAGGCGAGGCGAAAAATCGAGCTATTAGCTATTTAGCTTGCAGATGGGAATGCACGCAGCAAGAAAAATGGCGTTGGCATCGTCTGATCTCACTTGCTGGTGGAAGCCGTGCTCCAGGCGATAGCGACGCCCAAGAGCAGGAACCCGGCGGCGTACGCGGCACCTGCCATTGGCCATCCGGCCCGcgcaggcagcagcaggagagCGGCCAGCGGGACGGTGGACGCGTTGGACACCTGTGCCAGCGCGATCCGGCCCGTATCGGGGAACCGCCGCgccgcgaggtcgccggcgaaaCCCGCGAGCAACGAGCCGAGCCCGAGGGAGAGGTTGTTGAGGCTGGTGATCACGGTGGTCTCCCAGTGCGTGAACCCCATGAGCTCCAGCCACATGGCCATGAATGTGAGCGCGGAGCAGGGTACCTGCGCGGCTAACCCCTGCGCTACGATGATCCGGAATGTGGGCACGCTCACCACGCCCTTGACTTCCCGAGCGAGCTCCGCAACGGTGGGCATGGCATTGGTGCTTCCCGCTGGCGCCCTGGAGTCGACCGCGAGCCGCCACGtcgcgacggcgagcgcgacgCTGACGAGCGCGAGGGCATGGAACGCCATGCGCCAGCCAGGGATGCCGAAGAAGCTCGTGGGGGCAACCAAGACCCCCAGCGAGGTTCCgatgccgccgcccacgccttgCGCCATGAACACCCACCCGAGCGCGGTGCCGCGCGTGTCGTC
This portion of the Panicum virgatum strain AP13 chromosome 2N, P.virgatum_v5, whole genome shotgun sequence genome encodes:
- the LOC120662513 gene encoding uncharacterized protein LOC120662513: MLGRRTPCERRRTLALALMTTAALLETANECLLPETANECLLPAMYRELGASPAALGSITLCHALVQALCYPLALSATARSDRARIVAAGTFLSAAATVLVGASTTVLQMALARGFNGVGLALVLPAVFSLVADYSDDDTRGTALGWVFMAQGVGGGIGTSLGVLVAPTSFFGIPGWRMAFHALALVSVALAVATWRLAVDSRAPAGSTNAMPTVAELAREVKGVVSVPTFRIIVAQGLAAQVPCSALTFMAMWLELMGFTHWETTVITSLNNLSLGLGSLLAGFAGDLAARRFPDTGRIALAQVSNASTVPLAALLLLPARAGWPMAGAAYAAGFLLLGVAIAWSTASTSNPILAEVVPEKARTAAYALDMCFESIVASFGPPVVGILAERVFGYQPRAAADRENAVALGKAVFVEIAVPATICCLVYLEMYWTYPTDRRRARMILEEASGGDRENSGFEARGPNVASAADDGFNQALLPRLAA